The genomic window CTTGCCCGCGCATTATATCAGAACAAAATATATCATACTGAATTTTAAAGAAATTAACATTTTTAAACTATAACTACGGCTGCTATTTCCTCATATTCAACAGTTTAAAAAACTTTTTCAAAATTTCGGACTGTCTCCTGTCTCATGCTCTAATAATCAAAAAAATTGGAACCATCTTGGATTCTGAGAACGACCCCAAACCCCAATCATCAGCCTATTTTTTACGCAAAACCCATTTTACGTCCTGCCCGATCAGCTCTACCGAACGGCTTTCCCACCCGCCTTCCGAAGCCAAAACGGCGGGGTTGGCGGGGAGAGTAAGCAGGCTTTTGCCTTCGCCTAAGATTTTCGACGCTTGGTACAGCACGATTTCGTCTGCCAAGCCTGATTTGATAAAGGCGGAAGTCAGCGTCGCGCCCGCTTCGACCATAAGCTCGCCGTAGCCCAGATCTGCCAATTGGGGCAGCAGTGCGGCAAGGTCTATACGTCCGGCGGCGTTTTCAGACGACCTCAAGATGCGGATATGATTGAACGCGCGGTATGGTTTGAGGCGTTCTTCATCATCGACGGCGGTTACGATGACGGTGGGGCTGAGGTCGTCTGAAATTATGTGGCTGTTCAACGGCGTTTGCAGTTTGCTGTCCAACACGATACGCGCAGGTTGGCGCAGTGTCGGGAAGGTGCGGACGTTGAGGCGCGGGTTGTCGGCAAGCACCGTGCCGATGCCGGTTAAGACGGCGCAGCTTTCCGCGCGTAAGGTTTGTACGTCCGCCCTTGCGGCTTCGCCGGTAATCCAGTAGCTGCGTCCGTCGGCGAGCGCGGTTTTGCCGTCCAGGCTGGCGGCGCATTTGATGCGGACGAACGGGCGGCCGCGTTCGATACGGGAGAGGAAACCGCGGTTGAGTTCGCGCGCTTCGGTTTCCAGCAAACCGCTTTCGGTGCGGATGCCTGCGGCTTCGAGCATTGCCAAACCTTTGCCTGCCACCAGAGGATTGGGATCGGTCATGGCGGCAACCACGCGCGACACGCCCGAGCCGATCAGGGCTTCGGCGCAGGGCGGCGTACGGCCGTAATGGCTACACGGTTCGAGTGTCACATAAGCCGTCGCACCGCGTGCCATTTTGCCTGCCTGCCGCAGCGCGTGTACTTCGGCATGCGGTTCGCCCGCTTTGACATGAAACCCCTGCCCGACGATTTGGCTGCCGTGTGCAATCACGCAGCCGACGCGGGGATTGGGGGAAGTGGAAAAACGCCCGAGCCGCGCAAGGGCAAGGGCGTTTTGCATCATTTGGGTATCAATACAATCAAACATAACTTAGGTTTCTTAAAGTTTTCCGTTTTCAGACGACCTTTTCTTTCGCCGTATTCCGTTCGTCAAAGCATTAACGCGACAAGCTCAATTCTTTCAATACTTCCGACAATTCCTTCTGACCCGCGTGATGGCTGTACGCGCAAACGGTATAAATATTGGCTTCGTGAATGGCGATGCAATATTGGTTGAACTTTCCTTGCCGGTCTTCTCGGTCGGTTTGGTAATTCATGCGGTTGTCGGTGGCGATGCCGACGCGGACATTTTGAGTCTCGTCCGATTGCAGGACGTTTTGAAGTTCGGTGAAATAGGCTTTGGCATCCGTTTGCGCCGGACCGTTGTTCGCCGCATAAATAGTAATGCGCGCTTCAGGGTCGTGTTGGAACAGAATCAGGCTGGAGGCGGGAACGTTTTTCGGATGGCGGGCGGAATCGGCGATGATGTCGGTGAAGTGGCTGTTGTGGACAGAAATGGAAATTTTGCCGTCTTTACTTGTCAGCGTTTGAACCGTATCAGATGCGGCTTTCGGCACTGCATCACCCTGATCGGGGCCGCAGGCGGCAAGGTGGAGCAAGGCGGCGGTTGCAGATAAAATCCTCTTCATATACATCCTCTTCATTATCGATATACTGCTTTCAGACGACCTATTTGCCGTCGGTCTGCACCAGCGTGGCGATTGCCTGGGTAAACTCGGATACGTCGTTGAAACTTTTATACACGGAAGCAAAGCGGACATAGGCGACCTGATCTGTTTTGGCCAATTCTTCCATCGCCATTTCCCCCACCATACGCGACGGTACTTCCTTTTTGCCCGACTGATACAGGCGCTGCTCAATCAGCGCGACCGTTTCATCGATTTTTTCCTGGGCGATCGGGCGTTTGTGCAAAGCCCGTTCCAAACTGGTTTTCAGCTTGTGCGGATTAAACGCCACGCGCGTACCGTTGGATTTAATCACCTGCGGCATCCTCATTTCAACCGTTTCAAACGTGCTGAACCGCTGTCCGCACTCCAAACAGCGGCGGCGGCGGCGGATACTGTTCGTCTCTTCCAAGAGCCGCGAATCTGTAACTTGAGTATTGGGATGCTGACAAAACGGACATTTCATAAGTTTTTGAGTTTATTTGTTTGTGAAACGGAATTGTAGCCGATTGAGTTATTCCCGTATAGTCGGTAGGTTTATTGAGGGTTGAAGAGGTCGTCTGAAAACGGAAATTCGAGCTTTCAGACGACCCTGCAGGAAATAATATGCGGTGCCAATTTCTGATTT from Neisseria sp. DTU_2020_1000833_1_SI_GRL_NUU_006 includes these protein-coding regions:
- the ribD gene encoding bifunctional diaminohydroxyphosphoribosylaminopyrimidine deaminase/5-amino-6-(5-phosphoribosylamino)uracil reductase RibD → MFDCIDTQMMQNALALARLGRFSTSPNPRVGCVIAHGSQIVGQGFHVKAGEPHAEVHALRQAGKMARGATAYVTLEPCSHYGRTPPCAEALIGSGVSRVVAAMTDPNPLVAGKGLAMLEAAGIRTESGLLETEARELNRGFLSRIERGRPFVRIKCAASLDGKTALADGRSYWITGEAARADVQTLRAESCAVLTGIGTVLADNPRLNVRTFPTLRQPARIVLDSKLQTPLNSHIISDDLSPTVIVTAVDDEERLKPYRAFNHIRILRSSENAAGRIDLAALLPQLADLGYGELMVEAGATLTSAFIKSGLADEIVLYQASKILGEGKSLLTLPANPAVLASEGGWESRSVELIGQDVKWVLRKK
- the nrdR gene encoding transcriptional regulator NrdR — its product is MKCPFCQHPNTQVTDSRLLEETNSIRRRRRCLECGQRFSTFETVEMRMPQVIKSNGTRVAFNPHKLKTSLERALHKRPIAQEKIDETVALIEQRLYQSGKKEVPSRMVGEMAMEELAKTDQVAYVRFASVYKSFNDVSEFTQAIATLVQTDGK